GGGGCCGTTCCTCAAGGAAGACGGGACGGAAATGATCAACAGCGCCGGTAAGCGCGTCGGTTTGCCTGGGTTGCCGAACATGGACGCCGAGAGCTTTCAGGCAATAGACGAGACCAAGCTGTTCGCGCCCGAGCCAATGCATCACGCGCCGCGCATTTTGCTGCTCTATGGATCGGTGCGGTCGCGTTCGTTCAGCCGTCTGGTCTCCGAGGAAGCCGCTCGCATCCTCAACCGCTTCGGGGCGGAGACGCGCACCTTCAACCCGTCGGGCCTGCCGCTGCCAGACGACGCCGATGTCAGCCATCCCAAAGTGCAGGAACTGCGCGAACTGGTGCAATGGGCCGAAGGCATGGTCTGGTGTTCGCCCGAGCGGCATGGCGCCATGACCGGCGTCATGAAATCCCAGATCGACTGGATACCGCTGGCGCTGGGATCGGTTCGTCCCACCCAAGGCAAGACCCTAGCGGTCATGCAGGTCTCGGGCGGCTCGCAATCGTTCAATGCCGTCAACCAGCTACGCGTGCTGGGCCGCTGGATGCGCTGTATCACCATTCCCAATCAGTCATCCGTCGCCAAGGCCTTCACCGAGTTCGACGAACACGATCGGATGAAGCCGTCCTCTTATTACGACCGCATCGTCGATGTCATGGAGGAACTGGTGAAATTCACCCTCCTGACCCGCGAACGGGCCGACTGCCTCGTCGACCGCTATTCCGAGCGCAAGGAAAGCGCCGAAGAGCTATCGAAGCGCGTCAATCTCCGCTCTATCTAAGGCCGCCGCCATGAAGGTTCTCTTTCTCTGTACGGGTAACTCCTGCCGCTCGATTCTCGGAGAGTTCACCTTCAACCATCTTGCGCCGAGTGGCTGGCGTGCCATGAGCGCCGGGAGCCGCCCGACGGGCTATGTCCATCCGAGATCACTGGCGTTGCTGGAAAGCGAAGGCATCTCGACGCAAGGCGCGTCCAGCAAGTCGTGGGAAGATCTGCCGGAGGTGCCGGATATCGTCATCACTGTCTGCGGCAGCGCTGCCGGAGAGGAATGCCCGGCCTATATCGGCACTGTTCTGCGCACCCACTGGGGCGTCGAAGACCCGGCCCATGTGACCGGCACAGAGGCGCAGATCAATGCCGCCTTCCGCAAGGCCTATACGATCCTGCGGGCGCGTATTGAAGCCTTTCTGGCGCTGCCGCTCGATAGGCTGGCGTCCGACCGAGGGGCCTTCAAAACCGCGCTCGACGAGATTGGCCAGTTGATGCCGACAGACGAAGCGGGCGTGTTCACGCTGATCGATCCGCGCGACGGTGATCTGGTCGCGGCGCTGGCCGCTGCCGGATTGCCGACCACGGACTTAGGCACAGCGCAACAGGCGTTTTGGCGTCATAGCGCTGGCGGTGAAGTTCGCGGTTTTGTGGGCATCGAGGCTTACGGCAAAGCCGGACTGTTGCGCTCGCTGGTCGTCCCGCAAGCCCAACGCGGCAAGGGTCATGGCGTTCGGCTCATCGACTTTGCCGTGGCGCAGGCCGATCGCGGCGGTTTGACGGAACTTTGGCTTCTGACCGACA
This window of the Asticcacaulis excentricus CB 48 genome carries:
- the arsH gene encoding arsenical resistance protein ArsH, which produces MDAESFQAIDETKLFAPEPMHHAPRILLLYGSVRSRSFSRLVSEEAARILNRFGAETRTFNPSGLPLPDDADVSHPKVQELRELVQWAEGMVWCSPERHGAMTGVMKSQIDWIPLALGSVRPTQGKTLAVMQVSGGSQSFNAVNQLRVLGRWMRCITIPNQSSVAKAFTEFDEHDRMKPSSYYDRIVDVMEELVKFTLLTRERADCLVDRYSERKESAEELSKRVNLRSI
- the arsN2 gene encoding arsenic resistance N-acetyltransferase ArsN2, whose amino-acid sequence is MPTDEAGVFTLIDPRDGDLVAALAAAGLPTTDLGTAQQAFWRHSAGGEVRGFVGIEAYGKAGLLRSLVVPQAQRGKGHGVRLIDFAVAQADRGGLTELWLLTDTAASFFARAGWTPRLRADAPDDIQSSAEFAGLCPSSASCFSLSVPAYL